The Mesorhizobium sp. 113-3-3 genome includes the window CTTTGGGCGGACTGAAGATCGGCACAATTCCGGGTGTGGCGCAGTGCTATCTGGAGAAGACCTATCCGAATGCCAGCGTCCAAGTTTACCAGAACGCTGAAGACATGTTCCTCGACATCGCTGCCGGCCGACTGGACGCGGTTTTCTCAGATCGGATCCAGCTCGATTTCGGCTTGCTCAAGACCGAGCGCGGCAAGGGCTTTGCGTTCCAGGGTGACCCTGTCAGTGAACCCGGTTGCTTCGGTGCAGGCATCGGTATTGGCCTCAGGAAAGACGACACTGAGCTTCGTGAGGCGTTGAACAAGGCGATCAAGGAGGTTCGCGCCGATGGGACCTACAAGACGATAAACGACAAATATTTCAGCTACGACATCTTTGGCAAGTGAACGCGCATTCTCCCGAGTACCAAGATAGAAGGTGACTGTGGCCGAAACTGCCGACTACCTGCCGTTTGTGCTGAAGGGCGTCTACGTCACGATTGCGTTGAGCGTCTGCTCGCTCCTGGTAGCGACGGCCCTAGGCCTGATCGGAGCTTGGGCAAAATCATCGAAATTCTCGGCCGTGCGCATCATGGCCGAGACCTACACCACCCTGGTCCGGGGTGTTCCGGACCTGGTGCTTATGCTGCTCCTCTATTATGGCGGCCAGGCGGTTGTGAACCGGATCGGGGACGCAACAGGGTTGTGGGATAGCCTGCAGCTCGACGCATTTACCGTGGCCGTTGCAGCAATCGGCGTCATCTTCGGGTCGTATATGACCGAGACGTTCCGGGGTGCGTATTTGTCGATCCCGCGCGGTCAAAGCGAAGGTGGCAAGGCGCTCGGCATGAACGGGTGGATCCTCTTCAAGCTAGTCATTTGGCCCCAACTCATGCGCAACGCCATGCCGAGCTTCACGAACAACTGGCTGAGCCTGATGAAGACGACTGCCCTGGCGTCAGTGATGGGACTCGAGGACATCGTCAACAAGGCGAACGCGGCTGGACGCGCAACGCACCAGCCATTCACCTTCATCTTCATCGTTTTGATCATCTATCTCGGCCTGACGATCGCTTCCGACGTGGGACTGCGCTTTCTCGCCGGACGGCTTCGCGTGGCGGCGACCGTCTGACATGGAAACCGCATGGTCGAAGCTTCAGGATTTTTCACCGATCGATCTCGGTGTCATCGCCGCCAACTGGCCCCTCTTTGCGAAGGGGTTCATCAACACGCTAGTGCTGGTCACGCTACCATTGCTACTCGCCCTCGTCATCGCCATTCCTCTCGCGGTGATCCGTGCGCAAAAGCTTCGCGTCTTTAACCCGATCGTGTTCTGCTACACCTATGTTTTCCGCGGTACGCCACTGCTTGTGCAGCTCTATCTCCTCTACTACGGCGTCGCGCAGTTCGAGTTCATACGCCATTCCTTTCTTTGGCCAGTCCTGCGCGGGGCTTGGGGGTGCGCATTTCTCTCGATAACGCTTTGCTCCGCCGCATATCTCACGGAGATCCTCAGGGGTGCGATCGAAGGCGTCCCCAAAGGCGAAGTTGAAGCCGCCAAAGCTCTGGGCCTTTCCGGCGTCCGGCTCTTCTGGCTGATCGTTTTCCCGTCCGCGTGGCGACGTTCGCTGCCACCTCTGTCCAACGAAGTGATCTTCACGCTGCATGGCAGCGTGGTGGCAAGCACCATAACCATTATCGACATCCTGGGCGCCGGCCGGATGCTCAACAACAAATATTATCTGGCTGCCGAAGGCCTGCTCACCGCCGCCTTCCTCTACCTTGCGCTCACCTTCCTGATCACAGCGGCATTCCGCCAACTCGAGCGCAAATACCTGTCGCATCTGAAACCAACAAGATCCTGAAGGGAGCTAGACATTGGACAACCAC containing:
- a CDS encoding transporter substrate-binding domain-containing protein, with amino-acid sequence MKKRLLGLVAVLGIFLMPALAVAGDVTFATEAAYPPFNFRAADGSIAGFEIELGNALCKKMDRNCTFVAQNWDGMIPGLVVKKFDGIFASMTITEERKKQIDFTDPYYQTAAAFVASDGTKIDFADKALGGLKIGTIPGVAQCYLEKTYPNASVQVYQNAEDMFLDIAAGRLDAVFSDRIQLDFGLLKTERGKGFAFQGDPVSEPGCFGAGIGIGLRKDDTELREALNKAIKEVRADGTYKTINDKYFSYDIFGK
- a CDS encoding ABC transporter permease; translation: MAETADYLPFVLKGVYVTIALSVCSLLVATALGLIGAWAKSSKFSAVRIMAETYTTLVRGVPDLVLMLLLYYGGQAVVNRIGDATGLWDSLQLDAFTVAVAAIGVIFGSYMTETFRGAYLSIPRGQSEGGKALGMNGWILFKLVIWPQLMRNAMPSFTNNWLSLMKTTALASVMGLEDIVNKANAAGRATHQPFTFIFIVLIIYLGLTIASDVGLRFLAGRLRVAATV
- a CDS encoding ABC transporter permease, which codes for METAWSKLQDFSPIDLGVIAANWPLFAKGFINTLVLVTLPLLLALVIAIPLAVIRAQKLRVFNPIVFCYTYVFRGTPLLVQLYLLYYGVAQFEFIRHSFLWPVLRGAWGCAFLSITLCSAAYLTEILRGAIEGVPKGEVEAAKALGLSGVRLFWLIVFPSAWRRSLPPLSNEVIFTLHGSVVASTITIIDILGAGRMLNNKYYLAAEGLLTAAFLYLALTFLITAAFRQLERKYLSHLKPTRS